The Chloroflexota bacterium genome window below encodes:
- the tuf gene encoding elongation factor Tu (EF-Tu; promotes GTP-dependent binding of aminoacyl-tRNA to the A-site of ribosomes during protein biosynthesis; when the tRNA anticodon matches the mRNA codon, GTP hydrolysis results; the inactive EF-Tu-GDP leaves the ribosome and release of GDP is promoted by elongation factor Ts; many prokaryotes have two copies of the gene encoding EF-Tu), producing the protein MAKQKFERNKPHINIGTIGHVDHGKTTLTAAITKTMALRGRAEFRAFDQID; encoded by the coding sequence ATGGCTAAGCAAAAGTTCGAGCGGAACAAGCCCCACATCAACATTGGGACGATCGGGCACGTTGACCACGGCAAGACGACCTTGACCGCTGCCATCACCAAAACCATGGCACTGCGTGGCCGCGCTGAATTCCGCGCCTTCGACCAAATCGACA